From Bordetella flabilis, the proteins below share one genomic window:
- a CDS encoding succinylglutamate desuccinylase/aspartoacylase family protein, whose amino-acid sequence MPSNDPLRIAGLDVKPGERGFAMLPVTRTLRGDLAVPVHVINGTRPGKVFAILCNVHGDEAMPLLAALQLFRETDPAVMRGALVILPVCNPLAFSDFRRESAEQRENTDLHRCFPGNARGSVTEMIARTLTDQVLDHVDALCDMHSGGQGGRIHQRADLNEDATGEVRDASLSLCRAFGTGAVHVNFLPPSTAVGYLNSTGRPAAGVEVGGTYMGGPMTDVFQARVVRGLRNQMKALGILEGEPELDGPQFLFTRKERKEANPTRGGYVVSLANRVEDLGRRVTKGERLGVVVDPYTLQETESLNAPCDGILFFSRMSGPAEAGAKGYAIADAAGLREI is encoded by the coding sequence ATGCCTAGCAACGATCCCTTGCGTATCGCGGGGCTGGACGTCAAGCCCGGCGAGCGTGGTTTCGCCATGCTGCCGGTCACGCGCACCCTGCGCGGCGACCTCGCGGTGCCGGTGCATGTCATCAACGGCACCCGGCCCGGCAAGGTGTTCGCGATACTGTGCAACGTGCACGGCGACGAAGCCATGCCGCTGCTTGCCGCCCTGCAGTTGTTCCGCGAGACGGATCCCGCCGTCATGCGCGGCGCGCTGGTCATCCTGCCCGTGTGCAACCCGCTGGCGTTTTCGGATTTCCGCCGCGAAAGCGCCGAACAGCGCGAGAACACCGACCTGCATCGCTGCTTTCCCGGCAATGCACGCGGCTCGGTGACGGAAATGATCGCGCGGACGCTGACGGACCAGGTGCTCGACCACGTCGACGCGTTGTGCGACATGCACTCCGGCGGGCAGGGCGGCCGCATCCACCAGCGTGCCGACCTGAACGAGGACGCCACGGGCGAGGTGCGCGACGCCAGCCTGAGCCTGTGCCGCGCTTTCGGGACGGGCGCGGTGCACGTGAATTTCCTGCCCCCGTCGACCGCGGTCGGGTATTTGAACAGTACCGGCCGCCCGGCCGCCGGCGTCGAGGTGGGCGGCACGTACATGGGCGGGCCCATGACGGATGTCTTCCAGGCGCGCGTGGTGCGCGGGCTGCGCAACCAGATGAAGGCGTTGGGAATCCTGGAGGGCGAGCCGGAGCTGGACGGGCCGCAGTTCCTGTTCACCCGCAAGGAGCGCAAGGAAGCAAACCCCACGCGCGGCGGCTATGTCGTGTCGCTGGCGAACCGCGTGGAAGACCTGGGTCGCCGCGTGACCAAGGGCGAACGGCTGGGGGTGGTGGTGGACCCCTACACCCTGCAGGAGACGGAGTCGCTGAACGCCCCGTGCGACGGCATCCTGTTCTTCAGCCGCATGTCCGGCCCCGCGGAAGCGGGCGCCAAGGGCTATGCCATCGCCGACGCGGCCGGGCTGCGCGAAATCTGA
- a CDS encoding NAD(P)/FAD-dependent oxidoreductase, with the protein MAFPHIPARTATAAGTPHSDLADAAEPALAATGRPGAGRPPLPDAVDVAIVGGGIVGVSAAYALAKAGIRVAVFEKATLACEQSSRNWGWVRTLTRDLPEVPLAIRANRLWGEIQAMTDVGFRRTGMLYLQENDADAASHQAWIDAARDHGLDARLIDRRAALQYLPESRRSWRGALFSASDGVAEPHLATQGIAALARAHGAIIVEHCAVRGVERAAGKVAAVLTEHGRVGAQAVLVAAGAWSRLFCGNLGADFPQLKVRGSVLRTQPFEAGLAATINGKDFTCRKRADGGYTVSQFGASMADLVPDSFRLMHHFLRPWLANNTLVRLRLGKRFLQEMAIPRRFAPDRVSPFERHRVLDPRPSRGGVTQAWRRLVDAFPVFESARVAQAWAGYIDVTPDALPVLSAVPGLPGLYLASGFSGHGFGIGPAAGEAMADLIQGHAPATDLRPFRFERYTE; encoded by the coding sequence TTGGCTTTTCCTCATATCCCCGCTCGCACGGCCACCGCCGCCGGGACGCCCCATTCGGACCTCGCCGATGCCGCCGAGCCCGCCCTGGCCGCGACCGGCCGGCCCGGCGCGGGCAGGCCGCCGCTGCCGGATGCCGTCGATGTCGCCATCGTCGGCGGCGGCATCGTGGGCGTCAGCGCGGCCTATGCCCTGGCCAAGGCCGGCATCCGCGTCGCGGTATTCGAGAAGGCCACGCTGGCGTGCGAGCAGTCCTCGCGCAACTGGGGCTGGGTCCGGACGCTGACGCGCGACCTGCCGGAAGTTCCCCTGGCGATCCGCGCCAATCGCTTGTGGGGCGAAATCCAGGCCATGACCGACGTGGGCTTCCGCCGCACGGGCATGCTGTACCTGCAGGAGAACGACGCCGACGCGGCAAGCCACCAGGCATGGATCGATGCCGCCCGCGACCATGGGCTGGACGCGCGGTTGATCGACCGCCGAGCGGCCCTGCAATACCTTCCCGAATCGCGGCGCTCATGGCGGGGCGCGCTCTTCAGCGCCAGCGATGGCGTGGCGGAACCGCATCTGGCCACGCAAGGCATCGCCGCGCTGGCCCGCGCGCACGGCGCCATCATCGTGGAGCATTGCGCCGTGCGCGGGGTCGAACGGGCGGCGGGCAAGGTTGCGGCCGTCCTCACGGAACACGGCCGGGTCGGCGCCCAGGCGGTGCTGGTGGCGGCCGGGGCGTGGTCGCGGCTGTTCTGCGGCAACCTGGGCGCGGATTTCCCGCAGTTGAAGGTACGCGGCTCGGTGCTGCGCACGCAGCCCTTCGAGGCCGGCCTGGCGGCCACGATCAACGGCAAGGACTTCACTTGCCGCAAACGGGCCGATGGCGGCTACACGGTGTCGCAATTCGGCGCCTCCATGGCCGACCTGGTGCCGGACAGCTTCCGGCTGATGCACCATTTCCTCCGGCCCTGGCTGGCCAACAACACCTTGGTGCGCCTGCGTCTCGGCAAGCGCTTCTTACAGGAAATGGCGATACCGCGTCGCTTCGCGCCGGACCGCGTCTCGCCCTTCGAGCGCCATCGGGTGCTGGACCCGCGCCCATCGCGCGGCGGCGTCACGCAGGCCTGGCGCCGGCTGGTGGACGCCTTCCCGGTCTTCGAGTCGGCGCGCGTCGCGCAAGCCTGGGCCGGCTATATCGACGTTACGCCCGATGCGCTTCCCGTCCTGTCGGCCGTGCCGGGCCTGCCCGGGCTATATCTGGCGTCCGGCTTTTCCGGGCACGGCTTCGGCATCGGACCCGCGGCCGGGGAAGCCATGGCCGATCTGATCCAGGGCCATGCACCGGCCACCGACCTGCGCCCGTTCCGCTTCGAACGCTACACCGAATAG
- a CDS encoding pyridoxal-phosphate dependent enzyme, which produces MGDEDGRAPRAAAGGMAPAAMAGPMINSEAWTVYGGPRGQERSSRGGRVRAGTARRRSAPAEACPGAMAHPRRPDCLTSRAVEQDSITFPICQGGIDERITVQEAAIASAMRAVAEAEHWMVEGAAGVALAGQAHDAQRWRGGKVAVVLCGRNIGLDMFDRAMRWHEAH; this is translated from the coding sequence ATGGGTGATGAGGACGGACGTGCACCGCGAGCGGCGGCCGGCGGCATGGCGCCCGCCGCCATGGCCGGGCCCATGATAAACAGCGAGGCGTGGACCGTCTATGGCGGTCCACGAGGACAGGAGCGCTCCTCGCGCGGCGGCCGCGTCCGGGCCGGCACGGCGCGTCGGCGCTCCGCGCCGGCCGAGGCCTGTCCGGGCGCAATGGCGCATCCACGTCGGCCGGATTGTCTAACATCCCGCGCGGTCGAGCAGGACTCGATCACCTTCCCGATCTGCCAAGGTGGCATCGACGAGCGCATAACGGTCCAGGAAGCGGCGATAGCCAGCGCCATGCGCGCCGTCGCCGAAGCCGAGCACTGGATGGTGGAAGGCGCCGCGGGCGTGGCGCTTGCGGGCCAGGCGCACGACGCGCAGCGGTGGCGCGGCGGGAAAGTCGCTGTCGTCCTCTGCGGCCGCAACATCGGGCTGGACATGTTCGACCGCGCGATGCGCTGGCACGAGGCGCACTGA
- a CDS encoding UxaA family hydrolase, with the protein MNPAEKIWVIHRDDNVGTVVGADARAGVDVPVAGVVQGSLAVIEQVPYGHKVALRALAAGEPVVKYGVVVGSMSRAVPAGGHVHVHNAESLRGRGDLGG; encoded by the coding sequence ATGAACCCGGCGGAAAAGATATGGGTCATCCATCGTGACGACAATGTGGGCACCGTCGTGGGCGCCGACGCGCGCGCCGGCGTCGACGTGCCGGTGGCCGGCGTGGTCCAGGGCTCGCTGGCCGTGATCGAGCAGGTGCCCTACGGGCACAAGGTGGCGCTGCGCGCGCTCGCCGCCGGCGAGCCCGTGGTCAAGTACGGCGTCGTGGTGGGCAGCATGAGCCGCGCCGTGCCGGCAGGGGGACACGTCCATGTGCACAACGCCGAGTCGCTGCGCGGCCGGGGCGACCTGGGCGGCTGA
- a CDS encoding IclR family transcriptional regulator, whose protein sequence is MTASPLLIQSLEKGLAVLAGFRPYESMSLQEIAQANGITMGSAQRVAYTLEQTGYLQKDARSKRYSVTVKAVGLGYGYLYRRPLFQHAHAVLHQLNQQCGEIVNLSVPDTEDHMVFVMRVAPARHIPVYMPAGTRIPCFSSASGRALWAHLEPAALDAKLRAIARPRHTPRTTTGIGELRALIEAARREHYAYADEEFYPGDINVAAAILDGAGEPVAALNISVPKPRWSLARARAELGPLVIHAARAISTHT, encoded by the coding sequence ATGACCGCTTCCCCCTTATTGATCCAATCCCTGGAGAAGGGCCTTGCCGTGCTGGCGGGCTTTCGCCCGTACGAATCCATGAGCCTGCAGGAAATCGCCCAGGCCAATGGCATCACAATGGGATCGGCGCAACGCGTCGCCTACACACTGGAACAGACCGGCTATCTGCAGAAGGATGCGCGCAGCAAGCGCTACAGCGTAACGGTGAAGGCCGTGGGACTGGGCTATGGCTATCTCTACCGGCGGCCGCTGTTCCAGCATGCGCACGCGGTGCTGCACCAGTTGAACCAGCAGTGCGGCGAGATCGTGAACCTTTCGGTGCCGGATACCGAGGACCACATGGTCTTCGTGATGCGGGTCGCGCCGGCGCGGCACATCCCGGTGTACATGCCGGCCGGCACCCGCATACCCTGCTTTTCTTCGGCATCGGGCCGCGCGCTGTGGGCGCATCTGGAGCCGGCCGCGCTGGACGCCAAGCTGCGCGCCATCGCGCGCCCGCGGCATACGCCACGCACCACCACTGGAATCGGCGAGCTGCGGGCCCTGATCGAGGCGGCGCGCCGCGAGCACTATGCCTATGCCGACGAGGAGTTCTACCCGGGCGACATCAACGTCGCCGCGGCGATCCTGGACGGCGCCGGCGAGCCGGTGGCCGCGCTGAACATTTCAGTTCCCAAGCCGCGTTGGTCGCTGGCGCGCGCGCGGGCCGAACTGGGGCCCCTGGTCATCCACGCGGCGCGCGCCATCAGCACGCATACCTGA
- a CDS encoding L-dopachrome tautomerase-related protein: MSRAFPITLFSAAMALAMQPGVAAPPRNLPPATTNALPSEHYFGQLEQVATFREAMPTGVTVSDDGRIFVNYPRWGDDVPYTVAEIRDGKAYPYPNAAINKPDPRDPAKGFISVQSVVVDHQGNLWVLDTAAPKFQSPQPGGAKLVRIDLATNKVTRTLVFPAEVMGPQTYVNDMRFDFRQGKAGVAYVTDSSPSGTGGIIVMDLDSGTAIRRLTGDHSTSADPQFLPVVEGASLRTRNPDGSTAPLKIASDGIAISPDGETLYYSPLSSRHLYSVPTRMLRDTAVSEAQLSAAVKDLGEKGASDGLESDANGVVYAGDYERNAIRYLKPGGEWESLVHDPRILWPDTLSVGKDGYLYFTANQLHRQAQFHGGKDLRQKPYSLFRIRIGAGPAPTAAR, encoded by the coding sequence ATGTCCCGCGCCTTTCCCATTACGCTCTTCAGCGCCGCGATGGCGCTCGCGATGCAGCCCGGCGTGGCCGCGCCGCCCAGGAATCTTCCGCCCGCGACGACGAATGCCTTGCCGAGCGAGCACTACTTCGGCCAGCTTGAGCAGGTGGCCACGTTCCGCGAGGCCATGCCGACCGGCGTCACGGTGAGCGACGACGGCCGCATTTTCGTGAACTATCCGCGCTGGGGCGACGACGTGCCCTACACCGTGGCCGAGATCCGCGACGGCAAGGCCTATCCCTATCCCAACGCCGCCATCAACAAGCCCGATCCGCGCGATCCCGCCAAGGGATTCATCAGCGTGCAAAGCGTGGTCGTCGATCACCAGGGAAACCTTTGGGTGCTGGACACCGCAGCGCCCAAGTTCCAGTCGCCGCAACCGGGCGGAGCCAAGCTGGTTCGCATCGACCTGGCGACGAACAAGGTTACGCGTACGCTGGTGTTTCCTGCCGAGGTGATGGGCCCGCAGACCTACGTCAACGACATGCGCTTCGACTTCCGGCAGGGCAAGGCCGGCGTGGCATACGTTACCGATTCGTCGCCGTCCGGCACGGGCGGCATCATCGTCATGGACCTGGACAGCGGCACGGCCATACGCCGCCTCACCGGCGACCATTCGACATCGGCCGATCCGCAATTCCTGCCGGTGGTGGAAGGCGCATCGCTGCGCACGCGCAATCCCGATGGCAGCACGGCGCCGCTGAAGATCGCCTCCGACGGCATCGCGATTTCTCCGGATGGCGAGACGCTCTACTACTCGCCGCTGTCCAGCCGCCATCTGTATTCGGTGCCGACGCGCATGCTGCGCGATACCGCCGTCAGCGAAGCGCAACTGTCCGCGGCGGTGAAGGACCTGGGCGAAAAAGGCGCATCCGACGGGCTGGAAAGCGACGCCAACGGCGTGGTCTATGCCGGCGATTACGAACGCAACGCCATCCGCTATTTGAAGCCGGGCGGCGAATGGGAAAGCCTGGTGCACGACCCGCGCATCCTGTGGCCCGACACGCTGTCGGTCGGCAAGGACGGCTACCTGTACTTCACCGCCAACCAGTTGCACCGGCAGGCGCAGTTCCACGGCGGCAAGGACCTGCGGCAAAAGCCCTACAGCCTGTTCCGCATCAGGATAGGCGCGGGGCCGGCGCCGACGGCGGCGCGCTGA
- a CDS encoding Ldh family oxidoreductase: MEDDRHYAAADLHAFCVAALHAQDVPPAHAELVADCLVAANLHGVDTHGMARLPTYLRRLAQGAINARGVPRVVREFAGTAVVDGDNALGPVAGHAGMKQAMERARQHGVGYVAVRASNHFSYAAWYCEHAAAHGLMAMCSSGGEPTVAPWGGKHAFFTNSPLAFAAPTSTEPLVVDLATSVSSRGNILLANLLGQPIPADWALDAEGKPTVDAAAALKGSVLPMGGAKGYALIVALEVLNSVLAGGAMAPLVGSQAAQDGLPACVPHFFIAIDPRALMDSADYLARIDTLLKQTRTAPAADPARPIRLPGERRRQVARQRAAWGIPMPAKVIEELLAAADRYAPAARGLL, from the coding sequence ATGGAAGACGATCGCCACTATGCCGCCGCGGACCTGCACGCCTTCTGCGTCGCCGCGCTGCATGCGCAGGATGTCCCGCCTGCGCATGCCGAACTGGTCGCCGATTGTCTGGTGGCGGCCAACCTGCACGGCGTCGACACGCATGGCATGGCGCGGCTGCCGACCTATCTGCGCCGCCTGGCGCAAGGCGCCATCAATGCGCGCGGCGTGCCGCGCGTGGTGCGCGAGTTCGCCGGCACGGCGGTGGTCGATGGCGATAACGCGCTGGGACCGGTGGCCGGGCATGCCGGCATGAAGCAGGCGATGGAACGCGCCCGCCAGCACGGCGTCGGCTATGTCGCCGTGCGCGCGAGCAATCATTTCTCCTACGCGGCCTGGTATTGCGAGCACGCCGCGGCGCATGGGCTGATGGCGATGTGTTCGTCCGGCGGCGAGCCGACGGTGGCGCCGTGGGGCGGCAAGCACGCCTTTTTCACCAACAGCCCGCTGGCCTTCGCCGCGCCGACCAGCACGGAGCCGCTGGTGGTCGACCTCGCCACCAGCGTCAGCTCGCGCGGCAACATCCTGCTGGCGAACCTGCTGGGCCAGCCGATTCCCGCCGACTGGGCGCTGGACGCGGAAGGCAAACCCACGGTGGACGCGGCCGCGGCGCTGAAAGGCTCGGTGCTGCCCATGGGCGGGGCCAAGGGCTACGCCCTGATCGTGGCCCTGGAAGTATTGAACAGCGTCCTGGCGGGCGGGGCGATGGCGCCGCTGGTGGGTTCGCAGGCCGCACAGGACGGCTTGCCGGCGTGCGTGCCGCATTTCTTCATCGCCATCGATCCGCGCGCCCTGATGGACAGCGCCGACTACCTGGCGCGCATCGACACGCTGCTCAAGCAGACGCGCACCGCCCCGGCGGCCGACCCGGCCCGGCCCATCCGCCTGCCCGGCGAACGGCGCCGCCAGGTCGCCCGCCAGCGCGCCGCCTGGGGCATCCCCATGCCCGCCAAAGTCATCGAAGAACTGCTTGCCGCGGCCGACCGCTATGCGCCGGCCGCAAGAGGATTGCTATGA
- the cynR gene encoding transcriptional regulator CynR: MELRHLRYFLAICEAKSFSRAADRLHVTQPTLSHQIQQLEEELGTRLFERRGPRTEPTAAGEIFRVHAAQALQDVSAGVMAVHELEGLIRGNLSVAVFHSFASTRLPAVFAEYAARYPGVRIVARQLSRSDMEKELLSGRLDCAIGYWEPADAQIEAQALFDEALVLVVGARHPWAGMRTVSMKRLAELSLVLLTPEFGARAWLDDYFASIRATPHIVLEMNAIAPILATLRNTALATVLPQGAVGRTRQVQVVRLKDPVPQRRAAILWRSHGTRSAAAVRLAEMVAAEYAMRGVD; the protein is encoded by the coding sequence ATGGAACTCCGGCACCTGCGCTACTTCCTGGCCATCTGCGAAGCGAAAAGCTTCTCTCGGGCCGCTGACCGGCTGCACGTCACCCAGCCCACCTTGTCGCACCAGATACAACAGCTCGAAGAAGAACTGGGCACCCGGCTTTTCGAGCGCCGCGGCCCGCGCACCGAACCGACCGCCGCCGGCGAGATCTTCCGCGTGCATGCCGCGCAGGCCTTGCAGGACGTCTCCGCCGGCGTCATGGCGGTCCATGAACTCGAAGGGCTTATACGCGGCAACCTCTCCGTCGCCGTGTTCCACTCCTTCGCCAGCACCCGCTTGCCGGCCGTCTTCGCCGAATATGCCGCCCGCTATCCCGGCGTGCGCATCGTCGCCCGGCAGCTCTCGCGCAGCGATATGGAGAAGGAATTGCTCAGCGGCCGCCTCGATTGCGCCATCGGCTACTGGGAACCGGCCGACGCGCAGATCGAGGCGCAGGCCTTGTTCGACGAGGCCCTGGTGCTGGTCGTCGGCGCGCGCCACCCCTGGGCCGGCATGCGCACCGTTTCCATGAAACGCCTGGCCGAACTGTCTCTCGTCCTGCTGACGCCGGAGTTCGGCGCGCGCGCCTGGCTGGACGACTACTTCGCGAGCATCCGCGCGACGCCGCACATCGTGCTGGAGATGAACGCCATCGCCCCCATCCTGGCCACGCTGCGCAACACGGCGCTGGCCACCGTGCTGCCGCAGGGCGCCGTGGGCCGCACGCGCCAGGTGCAGGTCGTCAGGCTGAAAGACCCGGTGCCCCAGCGCCGCGCCGCCATCCTGTGGCGCAGCCATGGCACCCGTTCCGCCGCGGCGGTGCGGCTGGCGGAAATGGTGGCCGCCGAATACGCCATGCGCGGCGTGGACTGA
- a CDS encoding UxaA family hydrolase — MNTLMAYTRPDGRRGIRNLLAVVAATDAANPVARRLAAALPDCVAITPLYGRGQLGDDLALSVRTMIGLGSHPNVYATLVVSLERVAGTRVYEGIRAAGTPCEVMGIQEEGGTPALFRHGLALLEQWRAQAQDLRRTPARLAEFVIGLECGGSDTTSGLVANPAIGLVTDRIVDAGGTAIFSEPVECLGGEAALAARAASTAVRDRIDATIRKYEEIARRAGVDLNKTNPAPDNIRGGLTTIEEKSLGSICKTGSRRIEGVLSYGEAAPGPGLYLMDAPAPATENITALAAGGCHLILFATGVGNSIGNPVSPTVKLCGNDRTCRTFADHIDVDLSAVLLHGHSLEQAGKQVEEAMAEIINGRPTCCEILGETETAISRIGESV; from the coding sequence ATGAATACGCTCATGGCCTATACGCGTCCGGACGGACGCCGCGGCATCCGCAACCTGCTGGCCGTGGTGGCCGCGACCGACGCCGCAAATCCCGTTGCGCGCCGCCTCGCCGCCGCGCTGCCCGATTGCGTCGCCATCACGCCCCTGTATGGCCGGGGCCAGCTGGGCGACGACCTGGCCCTGTCGGTACGCACCATGATCGGCCTGGGCAGCCACCCCAATGTGTATGCCACCCTGGTGGTCAGCCTGGAGCGCGTGGCCGGCACGCGCGTGTATGAAGGTATCCGCGCCGCCGGCACGCCCTGCGAGGTCATGGGCATCCAGGAAGAGGGCGGCACGCCGGCGCTGTTTCGCCACGGCCTGGCGCTGCTGGAGCAGTGGCGCGCGCAGGCCCAGGACCTGCGGCGCACGCCGGCGCGCCTGGCCGAGTTCGTCATCGGCCTTGAATGCGGCGGCTCGGACACCACGTCGGGACTGGTCGCCAATCCCGCCATCGGGCTGGTCACGGACCGCATCGTCGATGCGGGCGGCACGGCGATTTTCTCCGAGCCGGTGGAATGCCTGGGCGGCGAGGCGGCCCTGGCCGCACGGGCCGCGAGCACGGCGGTGCGCGACCGCATCGATGCGACGATCCGCAAGTACGAGGAGATCGCGCGCCGCGCCGGGGTCGACCTCAACAAAACCAATCCCGCGCCGGACAATATCCGCGGCGGACTGACCACCATCGAGGAAAAATCGCTGGGGTCGATCTGCAAGACCGGCAGCCGCCGTATCGAAGGCGTGCTGAGCTATGGCGAAGCGGCACCCGGGCCGGGCCTGTACCTGATGGACGCGCCCGCGCCGGCCACCGAGAACATTACCGCGCTGGCCGCCGGCGGCTGCCACCTGATCCTGTTCGCCACCGGAGTGGGCAATTCCATCGGCAATCCGGTATCGCCCACCGTGAAGCTATGCGGCAACGACCGCACCTGCCGCACGTTCGCCGACCATATCGATGTCGACCTGAGCGCCGTGCTGCTGCACGGACATTCCCTGGAGCAGGCCGGTAAGCAGGTCGAGGAAGCCATGGCGGAAATCATCAATGGCCGACCCACCTGCTGCGAGATCCTGGGCGAAACCGAAACCGCCATCAGCCGCATAGGGGAGTCCGTATGA
- a CDS encoding Bug family tripartite tricarboxylate transporter substrate binding protein, with protein MALRTIALPGPTAQARIRACSRTTPTRMPGQGWPGIAAGFSAGFVARFSSHIGSYSSPHIGAPSTAARARGMAVAMVTAMVVAIAAPMAARAQAPAQAQEWPLRPIKMVIPFPPGGVSDVMGRFWAQKLSTGLGTPVVVENRPGAGTTIAAGVVAKSPPDGYTLYFADVTTHAINATLYRSLPYKSDEDFTDIALVSAAPLVLVVPPQVPAQDLQQFIALAKSRPGYLNYASSGNGTILHLAAETLKQKAGVEMVHVPYKGSSEAVMATLSGQSSATFAALPPALPQIASGKLRALGVTSTGPNAALPGVPPIAGTLPGFDVVLYSGILGPAGMPPEVVKRINAEVSKVLKEPETRKFYASVGADPVDLSPAAFTARMRELIAAMSTAVRQSGAVIN; from the coding sequence ATGGCATTGCGCACGATCGCCCTCCCGGGCCCGACCGCACAGGCGCGTATCCGCGCCTGCTCCCGCACCACCCCGACCCGGATGCCGGGGCAAGGGTGGCCGGGCATCGCTGCCGGCTTCAGCGCCGGCTTCGTTGCACGCTTCAGTTCGCACATCGGTTCGTACTCCAGTCCGCACATCGGTGCGCCGTCCACCGCGGCGCGGGCGCGCGGCATGGCCGTGGCCATGGTGACGGCCATGGTCGTGGCGATCGCCGCCCCCATGGCGGCCCGGGCCCAGGCGCCCGCCCAGGCGCAGGAATGGCCCTTACGTCCCATCAAAATGGTGATTCCGTTTCCGCCCGGCGGCGTGTCCGATGTCATGGGCCGCTTCTGGGCGCAGAAGCTGTCGACCGGCCTGGGTACGCCGGTAGTTGTCGAAAACCGTCCCGGCGCCGGCACCACCATCGCCGCCGGCGTGGTCGCCAAGTCGCCGCCGGACGGCTATACCCTGTACTTCGCCGACGTGACGACGCACGCGATCAATGCGACGCTGTACCGCTCGCTGCCGTACAAAAGCGACGAGGACTTCACCGATATCGCGCTGGTGTCGGCCGCACCACTGGTCCTCGTGGTCCCGCCGCAGGTCCCCGCGCAGGATCTGCAGCAATTCATCGCGCTGGCCAAATCCCGCCCCGGCTACCTGAACTACGCCTCCTCCGGCAACGGCACCATCCTGCACCTGGCTGCCGAAACGCTGAAGCAGAAGGCGGGCGTCGAGATGGTGCATGTTCCCTATAAAGGCAGCTCGGAGGCCGTGATGGCCACGCTGAGCGGCCAGAGCTCGGCGACGTTCGCGGCCTTGCCGCCGGCGCTGCCGCAGATCGCGTCGGGCAAGCTGCGCGCGCTGGGCGTGACCTCGACCGGCCCGAACGCCGCGCTGCCCGGCGTGCCGCCCATCGCGGGCACGCTGCCGGGCTTCGACGTGGTGCTGTATTCGGGCATCCTCGGGCCGGCAGGCATGCCGCCCGAAGTGGTCAAGCGCATCAACGCAGAGGTCAGCAAGGTGCTGAAGGAACCGGAGACGCGGAAGTTCTACGCCAGTGTCGGCGCCGACCCCGTGGATCTCAGTCCGGCCGCCTTCACGGCCAGGATGCGCGAGCTTATCGCGGCGATGAGTACGGCGGTGCGCCAGTCCGGCGCTGTCATCAACTGA